The genomic region CGCCGGTGCCCTTCGAAGTAGCAACCCCGCGGCCCTTCACCCGCAACACACGCCCACTGGGCGTGCCAGGGGCAACCTTGAGTCGCACCGGGTCTCCACCAAGCGTTGGCACCTCAATGGTGGCACCAAGCGCGGCCTCAGCAAAGGTAACGGGAACCGTCACGCGAAGGTTTCGGCCATCACGCTCAAAGACGGGGTGCTTGCGCACGTTGACCGTGAGGATGATGTTGCCAGCCGGGCCGCCGTCAGGACTCGGTTCGCCTTTGCCAGCGACCTTAATCTTCTGGCCGTCGGCGACACCTGCCGGGACCTTAACCTTGATGGTTTTCCCCTGCGATGTCTGCAGCGAAACCGTGTCGCCCTTGGTAGCCGTCTCGAAGTCGAGCGTGACGCTCGCCGAGACGTCCCTCCCAGGGGTTGGCCCGCCAAAGCCGCGGTATCCGCCGCTCGTCTGGCCAAAGCCACCGCCGCCGCCGAACATGCCGCCGAGGATATCCTCGAAGCCGCCGCCACCGCCCTGCTGGAACGTGTACTGCGATCCGCCGCGCGATTGACGGCCACCGAAGATGTCTTCAAAGCCGCCGGCACCACCGCCAGCCCCACCAGAGGTGAAGCGGGCGCCAGAGCCCATGGCCCGAATCTGGTCATACTCGGCACGCTGTTCTTTGTCGCTCAGGACAGAATAGGCCTCGCTGATCTCTTTGAACTTAGCCTCAGCCTTTGGGTCACCCTCATTTGAGTCTGGGTGGTGCTTACGCGCAAGCTTGCGGTAGGTCTTTTTGAGATCGGCCTCCGAGATGTCTTTTGACACCCCGAGTACCTTATAGAAATCTTTATCGAACCAATCTTGACTAGCCATCAGTTGGCACCGCAACAACCACCTTGGCTGCGCGCAACTGCACCTCACCTAGGCGGTAGCC from Lysinibacter cavernae harbors:
- a CDS encoding DnaJ C-terminal domain-containing protein; amino-acid sequence: MASQDWFDKDFYKVLGVSKDISEADLKKTYRKLARKHHPDSNEGDPKAEAKFKEISEAYSVLSDKEQRAEYDQIRAMGSGARFTSGGAGGGAGGFEDIFGGRQSRGGSQYTFQQGGGGGFEDILGGMFGGGGGFGQTSGGYRGFGGPTPGRDVSASVTLDFETATKGDTVSLQTSQGKTIKVKVPAGVADGQKIKVAGKGEPSPDGGPAGNIILTVNVRKHPVFERDGRNLRVTVPVTFAEAALGATIEVPTLGGDPVRLKVAPGTPSGRVLRVKGRGVATSKGTGDLLAEVQVAVPSHLSDEAREALERFNEVGPNENPRAELLARAKG